Genomic DNA from Solanum dulcamara chromosome 4, daSolDulc1.2, whole genome shotgun sequence:
TTATCTTCTTCAAACACATTATGTATTGCAGAGTTGGGATGTTCAGTTGGACCAAACACTTTAATTGCAATGCAACATGTTGTAGAAGCTCTAAAGGACAAGTACTTGTCCCAAGTCATGACAAATTCTACTAAAAACAATATTCTTGAATTCAAAATATTCTTCAATGATCATGTCACCAATGATTTCAATACCCTCTTTCGATCACTACCTATCGATCGATCCTACTATGCATTCGGAGTTCCAGGATCGTTCCATGGTAGATTATTTCCATCGCAATCAATACATTTTGCACATTCTTCTTGTTCTATACATTGGTTATCTAAGATTCCAAAAGAGTTATTAGATGAAAAATCTCCAGCATGGAATAAGGGATTGATTCATTATATCGGTGCATCAAATATTGAAGTAGTGAATGCTTATGTTGCTCAATTTGAAAAGGACATGGAAATGTTCTTTAATGCAAGAGCTAAGGAGATTGTTCCCGGAGGAATGATGGTGCTTATTACACCATTTTCAAGTTATATACGTCTCATGAAATTCTTTGGCTCTAGTCTTATGGATTTGGTTAATGAGGTAAGTAAATGTTTTATTCACAATAAATTGTTCACACTCTCTATTTATGtgagtttaagttatatatatggtcactgtaaaaaaaaagttactCCATCGGCTAACCTAAAGGCAAGTGATTGGCTCAAATTCGATATTATATTTGTGATATAAGAAATTCAtttaaaatgtataaataatatatctcGCGTTTAGTTATTATCTTGTCATCTTACACCGTAACTAGTATGCAGGGGCGGAGCCAACTTATAGTcagggttcatccgaaccccgttcggtgaaaaattatactatatacacatggttaaaataatattttatgtatatagtaGATGTCAAACCCCCTTTAATTGGTTCATTAATctattttttcagattttaaaCCCCTTACTAAAATTTCTGGCTATGTCATTGCCCTGCCGCAGTATGCTGCTCAGATTCGATATTATATTTGTGATATAGGAAATGTAATTGAGGTTTCTTTCTTTCACAGGGAAAGTTAGATGAGTCGTTAGTTGACTCATTCAATTTGCCAATGTATTTTCCTTCTGTTGAAGACATGACTAAAGTGGTGGAGAAAAATGATTGTTTTAGCATAGAGAAAATAGAGTTAACATATCCAAAATCAAAGCTTGTGGATGAGGCTGATGCAAAGACTTTAATGATAAATCTAAGGGCTGTTGTAGAAGGACTTTTAATTAATCACTTTGGAAGTGAAATTGGAAAAAAGGCTTGTGAAACGACTATTCTCAAAAGTAAAGAGATTTCAGCATGGATGAAAGCTAATTATGAAAAATCATGTCAACTGTTTGTTGCTTTGAAGCGTAAATAAATTTCTATAAAACACttgtaatttattaattttaactaatatttatctatcaACTTGCATTATTAATGTGGCTAACCAACATCattaaataacatttttatCTATTAATAAATAAACAGACTATTCCTTTCTACAATTTGTTTTTAATGTGATTAATGTATTGTTCTtgcccatattgttattttgttgttgttgattgttatcaattatattacaattttttttttaaacaggacatgttcattataaaataataataaaaacttatggtattttaaataatttttagaacttatggttacaatataatattttttgaaatagtcaaatattcttggaagAATTTGTAGTTAAACGCATggtgaaaatttatcaaaattttacccaaaaataacttgtcaaaaatattttaaaatttgaggtCAAACACTAgtttagagtttttttttttttgatttcctaTCCAGTATCCGAAGACTCTGAAACCCCGATTAAATTTGAATCTCGCACTATAAGACCCATTCCAAAGTGATGGTAGCTTATAGTTCCAACCATTCTTTTACATGTCAAAAGATTCAAACCCAATTGGAAAGTCACAAGTTCCAGTTTTCTTGTTAATAACtgtcttttttaaaaagttgtttttatttttgaagaataTTAAAGTAccatatattttcaaaagaaaaagaggaataccAAAGAAAtggaattaatttaattattcaaTTGCCGACACTGAAAAAgcagataaataaaaaaatggtcACATGAAGGTGTATGATTGTGAATTTGTGATGGTAAAGCCCACCATTTATAAAGCAAACTAGATAAAGTGTGCATGATGATGTTCCTCAGCAAGTGCATTCAGAAATtgtgttatgattttgaatgtGTAATATAATGCAATCTTAAAGAAATAATGTTATAAGTATCATATGTTTTCGATGTGTGATGTAGTGTaatcttaataaaataatattacaaTTATAATAAGTAATTGAGATATCCAGACGAATGATCAAAACTATAACATAAAATAGGCATATCAAAAAGGAATAACTTACTGGTATATTCAGTTAGTTGATCTCACTTTTTTCCAAGCTGCTAGTCTGGtacattcatttttttttttgatgtatAAAGATGAAATATATCAAGATAATGAACCAAGTTTCACTAGATCTATACCCATAAATATAATAAGTGCACTGCTCACACTTTGCAAGGTAACAATCTTCCATGGTTTGAATGTCCAGCATATCATCACTGTTTTTACTCGACAAGAACTCAATTGTAGCATTGAGATGACTGCTAGGTACCTGAAAAACGAAACATGAACAAGGAAGACTCATGAGCACTATAGTTGATGTTGAGCTTATTGTAGTCTACCTACCACATGAAGCAACAAAAAATGTTTGACAGTTACAcagttaaaaaaaaacatttcatTACGAACTTCAGAAGCATTGATGAAGGAAGGCTTGAAACTCCAACGCTTATTTTTGTTTAACAATAACCATTAGTGAATAGGTCACAAAATGTCATCCCCTTAAGAAGGTCTCAACGCATGAGTAAATATAAGATTGATATGGTTAAATTATGACTATGAAATCGATAATAAAAGGTACCTACAAAATTCATATTGCAAATTAAAATGTCTACATTGAACCTATCAAGTAGAAAAAGATCAGCTTATCACTTGTAGGCTATTGATTTTCattgtgataaaaaaaaataggtatgAGTGAAATATTTACACCTCTTTTAGGTAGATCTAATCATAATGTGGATTTGAGCTAAGAAAGTTCCTACAAACAAACCAAACTATATGTGAATTACTTGTTGTCTTACTTTCTTTGAAGTTGTTATATCCATTATATCACATACCGAGGCAAATCCAAGATTTCTAGAACATGGGTCCATcactaaaaaagtaaaaaagaaaaaaaagtattaaGTCAGAACTGATGATTTCTGGTCCTCTGGGTAAATAACTCAACATCTAATCAAGTGCgccattaaaaattatatacataaaatatttcgTTTTACAAAGAGAGAATGGGTTCATGTGTCCCATTTTAACCTATAAGTTCGCCCCTGCACATACTTATACCAATATTGGCCAGTCATACATGATTTATATTCTTTCTGATTAGGTTAATTTCTTTGACAATGTAATTTTTGTATA
This window encodes:
- the LOC129885207 gene encoding loganic acid O-methyltransferase-like, translated to MTTSFPMNAGHGPYSFFKNSQLAREVLEGSKKMVRDAIIEKLDIKIVLSSSNTLCIAELGCSVGPNTLIAMQHVVEALKDKYLSQVMTNSTKNNILEFKIFFNDHVTNDFNTLFRSLPIDRSYYAFGVPGSFHGRLFPSQSIHFAHSSCSIHWLSKIPKELLDEKSPAWNKGLIHYIGASNIEVVNAYVAQFEKDMEMFFNARAKEIVPGGMMVLITPFSSYIRLMKFFGSSLMDLVNEGKLDESLVDSFNLPMYFPSVEDMTKVVEKNDCFSIEKIELTYPKSKLVDEADAKTLMINLRAVVEGLLINHFGSEIGKKACETTILKSKEISAWMKANYEKSCQLFVALKRK